In the genome of Microtus pennsylvanicus isolate mMicPen1 chromosome X, mMicPen1.hap1, whole genome shotgun sequence, the window ttaaatttttacagGGGATCAATGGTAAATCAGCTAAtatcaaagtatttttttatataGCTTTAAACAAAAAGAGTACTCtgcaaaaaataagcaaattcaTATCATTTACAGATGACCATACTGGTTGAGAACTGATTTTGCCCAGGGTTGTTTGCTTAAGGCAATGGAGCTCCCATTCACCACTAATGGTGTTATTTAGGTTTGGTCCCCTGGTTTTCACTAAGATCCTTTTGTTTGATGGGAAATGCTAGGTCATAAAATAGAACATgtataagaaaatgaattttcttgtCTCATGAGAAAAATACATATCTCTATGAACTCTAGGTAGAAGAAGATATTTGGCTGCTCTATAAatcattttagttatttttttgtttcagaaaagGAAGATGGACCCAAAGGAAATCAGTTTTACAAAACGTGTTCATCCTTCTCTTGATCGGAGGTATGCATTTCCTGTTTTGAGGCTTTCCACAGAGGATTAAAAGTTGATCTCATGGCCTGAGTTGGTTTTTCCtgtccaaaaacaaaagaagaaaaaagaaaagaaaagaatcagtcAAGACATAGTTTAGGAGTTTCACCTGTTACTCCCATATGACAGCGCTTTTGAATCTGTTAGGTCTTGAATGTTCACTATTAATGCCAACAAGTTCTGACAGGTCACCTGTAAGACTCCCATCTGTAATCATGCAGATGGACTTAGGAAGGGCCAAAGGAAGCTGTCAGAGTGGGCTttattcttccagagaacccaggcttgattcccagcgcTCGTGTCAGGCAATCTGTGACCACATCTCCAAGAGGTCCTATACCCTCTCCTGGACTCCATGGGCGGCCACACCCACATTACATATGGtagacacagacagaagacacacatacacaaatagaaataaatctttaaatctaaaaaagaaaggaaaatataaggGAATTACTCTGTTTTGCCCATAGTCCTAGTAGAGAGatacagatgagaaaaataaatggggATGGGTAGCTAGACAAAGTTTTGAGACTTTTGGGAAAATGGGGGAGGCAAGGGCTGTTTCCAGGAGGACCACAGAGTTTGGAGGTTAACATGGGAGAAATAGAATCGCCTAGAGTTACACAGACACGTACATATTCAAGCCTCAGAAGCTTTGTCAGACTCGTAGCGATTATCTTGAGGGATGCTACAGGAATGCTCTTGTGTTTGTATCATCCGGGCATACAAACACTGCACATTCCTAGCGTGCTTTGTACTTCCCAACGTCTGTTCACCGTGCCTTGAAACCAAAGAGGATGACCATCAGGAGTTCTGTCATTCCCATGCCCAAGAAGAAGGCCAGCAGCAGGAGACCTACCTCAGACTTTAGTACCTCAGCTCGCACTACTCCCTTAGCTCAATTGTCATGCTTACTTGCCACATCAACAAAATATTCAACTTTGCAGACAGAGCCTGAGGACACCCTAGGCACCTCATCTGTTGGACAGACCTCCAGGGCTCTTCATGTTTTAACAGGTCTCAGAGCAAAATGTGAGCACCCTATGAGGGGAACGACTGGAATTTCAAAAACGTGCAAAAGACACACGCACAGGCCAGCCTGAGTACAGGCCTTAGGCAACAGCTTCTTGCCTGATTCCAGGGGCCTTGCTCCAAAGTCACGTCTTCTCTGGTTTGATATATCAGAGGTCAGAATCGAAGTTTCAAACTAGGGGCTCTGTGAACAAATTCCAGAAGGTCTTTCCTGAGATCTTGGGGGTCTTAATCACTTCGTTTTAAGGGTGCACAGTGTAGGAGGTGAGAAGCCACAGGGTATCTGAGGAGACACAAAACACATCCTGAGGAAGCAGACACATTTCACCTACCTTACTACTTTCTcattaaatggaagaaaaaaaaccaccaccatcCAGGAAAAGACCATGTGCCATGTGGAAGGTGGGATGCTGGGACAAAATGAGTCAGTTGGCCAGACCCACAGTCTATGGCAAATCGGCACCCCTGGAAAGCCACCAATTGACCAGGAAATCACGTCACTAAATCTTCTTTCCCCAAGCCTGAAGACCAGATGCCATTTTCCAGCCATTTCCATTTGTAGTTTCTCTGATGGTGTGATACTCCAAGGATCTGTGAATTATTAAAGAATGAAGAAGTCAACTGATAGGTTAGCCCATGCAGAAAAGGCAAATCAGGATCACACAGGTCCCCATTGCTGCTGGTCAGTCTGCCCAGTGGCCCAATAACCAGGTGAGTTTCTTTTGGAAAATTAGAGTCTTAATATCAGggctggtaaaaaaaaatgttctggaattcattttagaaagaacagggtttttttttgggggggtgatcTCTTCAGTGAACATACCCACCCTGCCTATCTGTATTACTATCTCATTCATTTTTATGAGTCCTGATGAGCCTGGAGAGTGACGTCACTGTTGTCAGTGATGGGGAGGTTTGACTTTTCTTTCATTAATAAGAATTTTCTCCTGAGTCACAGCAGATGATTTACTGTCTGTCAGGAAGGACCTTAAACTCATAATAGTAGGTCCTCCATAAATAGAAGCCATACGTCACAGAAGATGGGAACGGCCTCCTAGGGCATAGAGAAGCGAACATTTGCAGAAAAACTAATCAAAATTGTTCCGCTTGATGGTGCTTGACGTCATCCTCTGGAGCAGAGGCTAGTCACtgcagtcacctgggaagagttgAAAAACAGCAGCATGTATTCTTCAGAAATTCTGCTTCAAAAACCCATGCTGGTGACTGTGTAATGGTTACTTTCAAAACCTTTATAAGTCATTCTATCTAATATACTAATACAATTGAAAACCAACCTTAGGTATTGGCCATACCATGAACATGCCGTTTTGTCTGATCTTGGAAGCTAAGCAGGTTTAGCCCTGGTTTAGTAGTTGGATGAGAGAAACAACCTTAAtagtttgattgcttttcctaTTTCTATTCACCTCTTCTAGACCAAGCTAGTCCAGTTTCTCTATATCacaaataaaagtacatttatttattccatgtgtgtgtgtgtgttgggtctgtgtgtgccactatttgtgtgtagaggtcagaggttctctctttccagtatgcgggtcccagggattgaactcaggtcatcatgtgGCAAGTGCCTATACCCGCTCATCTATCTCACCAGTGTAAATGATTTTCTTAGGTGCCCAAACTAGATCTAATGACAGGGTGTGGCAACAaaacttgtaatcctagcacttgggaaaacTGAGACTAgcagatcaagagttcaaggctatcctcagcCACACTGCAGCAagacctcattaaaaaaaaacaaacaaaccaaaaatggcTGGACGATGGtacagtgggtaaaagtgctttctgtgcaagcacgaggacctgagtttgaatctccagaacccagAGAGAAGCAAGACATGCCAACAGGAACGTCTGTGACCCATGGCTcctaaagggagagaaaggattcCCAGAAGCCAGAGGGACAGTTAGCCTGGCATATGCAACCGAAAACCAGCTGACACCCTGCCTCAGGCAAGGTGGTGAGCAGACAGTGACAGCCTtgggctgttctctgacctccgcacGAATGCTGTGGCATACATGAGTCCACatattctccctctcccccccacatatcctccctctccctccacattGTCCCCTTGTCCCCCACATACCTTCCCCCGAAGTCTTAGAActcattctctttctgttttccatttttttaaaggaatcattTCTTTTAATTGAATACTTCATTCAGACCACATCCCCTTCTGGATGCTTTTCAGGCAACCATTTGGTCCCCACTTCTCAAGAATGTTACAACTGACTGTATTGAGTGAGCAGGAGCCCCAAATCAGGCCTTTGAAACTGTAAAACAAGCAGCACCTTCCCCCAAACCACCCTCTCCTTTCACTTAGCAAGGAACTGGGAGTTAAAGGATCCAAATTCTACTTTCCAACTGTAGACACCCGAGAACCTGGATGCACTGCAAACACCACAAGCTAGCATATCAGAGATGAAGCAAGGCAGCCCCTACACACTTCAAGGCGAGGCTCTGATCGCTCCTCCCACAGGGATGGCCTTGTGCCAGCATTCTTAAAGGAAGGCATCTTGGCCTCTACTTAATTTCCCAAAGACTTATAAAATCTACCAAAAGGAACACAATGGATCAGCATAAGTCGGCTTACTCACGAGAGACTTTCTTGAGTAACAACTTTTGACTGTTGAGAATGTCACGTTTTTTTCAAGGCAGCAAAGTCCAGGGCACTCGAGAGGACAGTTGAGCAGCGACCTAGTGCTGGGGGTAGGTTTATGTAGGGTGCAggcgcacaccacacacaccgctTTTCTTCGGGGTATATGGCAAGCCGCCAAGACCCCTGATCATCAAGGTAAGTTATTTTCTACAGGACAGAGCGTAGAACAGCAGAGGGAAAGGTGCTTTCGTGGAGGGCTATCAGAAGGCGCTTATTGTGCAGAAAGTCCTGAGGCTTAAGCAAAAGGGCGGCGGCAGCTGGGGACTGGGACTTCTAGATACTTGGCTACTGCTTGGTGGCAGCAGAGGCCTCAGTGCCAATTGCTTCCTCCACCGATTGTGctggctcctcttcctcctcttcttcctccacttcGTAGTAGCCAACCTCGTAGTAAACATCCccgtcctcctcttcctcatcctccccaTAGTAGTCAATCTCGTAGTAGAtgttctcatcttcctcctcctcctcatagTAGAAGTCGCCCTCTTCGTAATAGTCGCTCTCCCACTCTTCAGCCCCTTCGTAGTAGACATCGTCTTCCTCGCCCTCCACATAGTAGCTATCATAGTAgttatcctcctcctcctcactctcttctTTGTCCTCCTCGCCCTCCTCGCCATCTTCGTCCTCCTTGTCCTCCTTGTCCTCCTTGTCCTCCTTGTCCTCCTTGTCCTCCTTGTCCTCCTTGTCCTCCTTGCCCTCCTCGTAGAAGTTTCCCTTGTCCTCATCCTTGTTCTCACCGTTGGCCTCATTCTCCTCTTGGGGATAGACGGCTGGATACTTCTGCACGCACTCCTGCATGGCTTGGAACTGCTCTACGCAGTCTGATCCCTTGATTTCGTCCGTGCTGTAATGGAAGCAGGCGAAGGCAGATTTGAAGGATTCTCCACAAGGACCGCTGGCCATCCCCCCAAAGCACGGGCAATTCCAGTTAATTTCTCCACTTGGCAGTGTC includes:
- the LOC142840696 gene encoding uncharacterized protein LOC142840696 — translated: MTYCQQEGKDQIIFVTKEDHESPSNAELVVDDPNDPYEEYRLTLPSGEINWNCPCFGGMASGPCGESFKSAFACFHYSTDEIKGSDCVEQFQAMQECVQKYPAVYPQEENEANGENKDEDKGNFYEEGKEDKEDKEDKEDKEDKEDKEDKEDEDGEEGEEDKEESEEEEDNYYDSYYVEGEEDDVYYEGAEEWESDYYEEGDFYYEEEEEDENIYYEIDYYGEDEEEEDGDVYYEVGYYEVEEEEEEEEPAQSVEEAIGTEASAATKQ